A genomic window from Gemmatimonadota bacterium includes:
- a CDS encoding nucleotidyl transferase AbiEii/AbiGii toxin family protein produces the protein MRDGLARSVQARLARHAKAIGVDPNLALTRYAVERFLYRLSRSPYGERFVLKGALLILAWLGETLRPTRDADLLGFGDLSDEALLAIFQEICDVEATPDAVTFLPASVALSPIRDEDTYGGRRITLQARLGAARLVIQVDIGIGDAITPAPQWLDYPSLLDAPRPRLRAYPRETVVAEKLHAMVMLGTRNSRMKDYFDVWALLREQAMNGRTLASAIAATFERRRTAVPGEVPAGLADAFVNDPAKRAQWQAFVSRNRIEAPPLDEVVPDIREGLVGVIGQARQLGRKLEDG, from the coding sequence GTGCGCGATGGCCTCGCTCGCTCGGTGCAGGCACGGCTCGCGCGCCACGCGAAGGCGATCGGAGTCGATCCGAACCTCGCACTGACGCGATACGCGGTCGAACGGTTCCTCTATCGGCTGTCACGTTCGCCCTACGGCGAACGCTTCGTGCTCAAGGGCGCGTTGCTGATCCTCGCCTGGCTCGGCGAGACACTTCGCCCCACGAGGGATGCCGACCTGTTGGGCTTCGGCGATCTGTCCGACGAAGCGCTGCTGGCGATTTTCCAGGAGATCTGCGACGTGGAGGCTACGCCCGACGCCGTGACCTTCCTTCCGGCGTCGGTCGCGCTGTCACCGATCCGCGACGAGGACACGTACGGTGGGCGACGCATTACGCTGCAGGCGCGACTCGGCGCCGCGCGACTCGTCATCCAGGTCGACATCGGCATTGGTGACGCCATCACGCCGGCGCCGCAGTGGCTCGATTATCCGAGCCTTCTCGATGCACCACGGCCCAGGCTGCGTGCGTACCCGCGCGAGACGGTGGTCGCGGAGAAGCTTCACGCCATGGTGATGCTTGGGACGCGCAACAGTCGAATGAAGGACTACTTCGATGTGTGGGCGCTGCTTCGCGAACAAGCCATGAATGGCCGAACGTTGGCGAGCGCGATCGCGGCGACCTTCGAGCGGCGAAGGACGGCGGTGCCCGGCGAAGTGCCCGCTGGCTTGGCTGACGCGTTCGTGAACGATCCGGCGAAGCGCGCGCAGTGGCAGGCGTTCGTGAGTCGCAACCGAATCGAGGCACCTCCGCTCGACGAAGTGGTGCCCGACATTCGCGAGGGGTTGGTCGGAGTCATCGGCCAGGCTCGGCAACTCGGCCGCAAGCTCGAGGACGGCTGA
- a CDS encoding type IV toxin-antitoxin system AbiEi family antitoxin domain-containing protein codes for MTRDTDRTRTLKLSRRKQGVTPGELAELGIHRQVLTRLVAEGEIERAARDLYRQPSKMVTEHHALAVASATVPHGVICLLSALQFHGIGTQLPSEVWMALDRRAWKPALRYPPLRIVRFTGPALTEGVERRTIEGRTVSVYGVAKTIADCFKYRNKIGLDVALEALREAWRMRRFTMDDLDRFAAICRVQRVMRPYLEALTA; via the coding sequence ATGACCCGCGATACCGACCGCACCCGCACGCTCAAGCTCTCCCGCCGAAAACAGGGTGTGACGCCCGGCGAACTCGCCGAACTCGGCATCCACCGCCAGGTGCTCACCAGGCTCGTGGCGGAAGGGGAAATCGAGCGCGCGGCTCGCGACCTCTATCGGCAGCCCTCGAAGATGGTGACCGAGCACCACGCCCTCGCCGTCGCCTCGGCGACGGTTCCGCACGGGGTCATCTGCCTGCTCTCCGCCCTCCAGTTCCACGGGATCGGCACGCAGTTGCCGTCCGAGGTCTGGATGGCGCTCGATCGCCGCGCATGGAAGCCGGCCTTGCGTTATCCCCCGCTGCGCATCGTACGATTCACCGGACCGGCGCTCACCGAAGGGGTGGAGCGTCGTACGATCGAGGGGAGGACAGTGAGCGTCTACGGCGTGGCGAAGACGATCGCCGATTGCTTCAAGTACCGGAACAAGATCGGCCTCGACGTGGCACTGGAGGCGTTGCGCGAGGCGTGGCGGATGCGGCGGTTCACGATGGATGACCTCGACCGATTTGCCGCGATCTGCCGAGTGCAGCGGGTGATGCGCCCGTACCTCGAGGCGCTCACGGCATGA
- a CDS encoding Uma2 family endonuclease codes for MPAPLSITPDRSRRDWTAEELALLPDDGNRYEIVDGELLVTPAPTWTHQRAAGELYRLISSYAEPLGLFCLIAPADVAFSRRTVVEPDVFVVPRRDDGALPRDFREAGRLMLAVEILSPSSARADRFVKRAAYLANGVPDYWIVDTANRFVERWRPGDETPEVLVDSLAWQPVTDVPPLVIELSAYFRQVHGENL; via the coding sequence ATGCCCGCGCCTTTGTCGATCACCCCAGATCGTTCGCGTCGCGACTGGACGGCCGAGGAACTCGCCCTCCTTCCTGACGACGGCAACCGGTACGAGATCGTCGACGGAGAGCTGCTGGTGACGCCGGCGCCAACGTGGACGCACCAACGGGCGGCGGGAGAGCTGTATCGGCTGATCAGTTCGTACGCTGAGCCACTCGGCCTCTTCTGCCTCATCGCCCCCGCCGATGTGGCGTTCTCCCGCCGGACGGTGGTGGAACCCGACGTCTTCGTGGTCCCGCGTCGCGACGACGGCGCCCTGCCGCGTGACTTCCGCGAAGCGGGACGGTTGATGCTGGCAGTGGAGATCCTCTCCCCCTCCTCGGCGCGCGCCGACCGTTTCGTCAAGCGAGCTGCGTATCTCGCCAATGGCGTCCCCGACTACTGGATCGTCGACACCGCCAATCGCTTCGTCGAGCGCTGGCGCCCGGGCGACGAAACGCCGGAGGTGCTGGTCGACTCGCTCGCGTGGCAGCCCGTGACCGACGTGCCGCCGCTGGTGATCGAACTCTCGGCGTACTTCCGGCAGGTGCACGGGGAGAACCTGTGA
- a CDS encoding Uma2 family endonuclease, whose amino-acid sequence MPASSPIVPDTSRRDWTAEERNALPDDGNRYEVVDGELLVTPAPTWRHQNAALELAVTLKAYAERHGLQCMIAPADVTFSPRRVVEPDVFVVPTVQGRPPSRFEDVGRLVLAVEILSPSTARADHHVKRRVYQSEGIPEYWIVDAANRYIERWRPGEETPETLTDSIAWQPVREADPLVIDLAAFFCRVHGE is encoded by the coding sequence ATGCCTGCGTCTTCGCCGATCGTTCCGGATACCTCCCGCCGCGACTGGACGGCCGAGGAGCGCAACGCGCTGCCGGACGACGGCAACCGATACGAGGTGGTGGACGGAGAGTTGCTGGTGACGCCGGCGCCGACGTGGCGGCACCAGAATGCAGCCCTCGAGCTCGCGGTCACCCTCAAGGCCTATGCGGAGCGGCATGGGCTCCAGTGCATGATTGCCCCCGCCGACGTGACCTTCTCCCCACGGCGCGTGGTAGAGCCTGACGTGTTCGTCGTCCCCACGGTCCAAGGTCGCCCCCCCTCGCGCTTCGAAGACGTCGGACGGCTCGTGCTGGCGGTGGAGATCCTCTCCCCCTCAACCGCCCGCGCCGACCATCACGTCAAGCGGCGAGTGTACCAGTCTGAGGGGATACCGGAGTACTGGATCGTGGACGCCGCCAATCGATACATCGAGCGCTGGCGCCCGGGCGAGGAGACCCCCGAGACGCTGACGGACTCGATCGCCTGGCAACCGGTTCGCGAAGCGGATCCGCTCGTGATTGATCTCGCGGCGTTCTTTTGTCGGGTGCATGGGGAGTAG